The following coding sequences lie in one Miscanthus floridulus cultivar M001 chromosome 9, ASM1932011v1, whole genome shotgun sequence genomic window:
- the LOC136479211 gene encoding zinc finger protein CO3-like, with product MASQLHATPHLSPTTSSSGMAAATSSPFRRALSTGDLIVRDREEEQRVGAAAATRYSAEERRERIDKYRSKRNQRNFQKKITYACRKTLADSRPRVKGRFARNGGDYTEADAVADHHVHVPAAAHQSESESESPATTAAPEWWPAVQEEGINLAELCADDDKMLAAYPGVSSISIADHHYSCQS from the exons ATGGCCAGCCAGCTGCACGCCACCCCCCACCTGTCCCCGACGACGTCGTCGTCCGGCATGGCTGCAGCAACGTCCTCCCCGTTTCGCCGGGCGTTGAGCACAGGAGATCTCATCGTCCGGGACCGGGAGGAGGAGCAGAGGGTGGGGGCGGCAGCGGCAACTAGGTACAGTGCGGAGGAGAGGCGGGAGCGCATCGACAAGTACCGGAGCAAGCGCAACCAACGCAACTTCCAAAAGAAGATCACG TACGCGTGCAGGAAGACACTCGCAGACAGTCGTCCACGGGTGAAGGGCCGCTTCGCGCGCAACGGCGGCGACTACACGGAGGCGGATGCCGTTGCAGACCACCATGTCCATGTCCCAGCAGCAGCACATCAGTCAGAGTCAGAGTCAGAGTCGCCGGCAACAACAGCCGCACCAGAGTGGTGGCCGGCAGTGCAGGAGGAGGGCATCAACCTAGCAGAGCTCTGTGCCGACGACGACAAGATGCTGGCCGCCTACCCTGGAGTCTCCTCCATCAGTATAGCTGATCATCACTACAGCTGCCAgtcatag